Proteins encoded within one genomic window of Triticum aestivum cultivar Chinese Spring chromosome 2D, IWGSC CS RefSeq v2.1, whole genome shotgun sequence:
- the LOC123054482 gene encoding CO(2)-response secreted protease has protein sequence MWFPLCFVVVVALLVAPGGCQGDKGSQVYVVYMGAVPPRTSPDFLRQSHLRLVGTILKRGKLAQSVVVQQYKHGFSGFAARLSKDEAAALRHKPGVVSVFADPVYQLHTTRSWDFLQQTDVKIDSAKRRSPRPTAASTSAPTTDTIIGLLDSGIWPESPSFDDAGFGPVPSKWKGVCMAGDDFNTSNCNKKLIGARYYDLGEVDGGRTRSSGGSPRDAAGHGTHTSSTAAGNAVTGASYYGLAQGTAKGGSAASRVAMYRVCSDEGCAGSAILAGFDDAIGDGVDVISVSLGASPYFSPDFSEDPIAIGSFHAVAKGVMVVCSAGNAGPEASTVVNAAPWIMTVAATTIDRDFESDVVLGGNSSAVKGGAINFSNLDKSPKYPLIAGASAKSSSASSTSDSASHCEPGTLDAGKIKGKIVLCNHSQSDTSKMVKADELQSAGAVGCILVNDFGRAVTTAYLDFPVTEVTSAAAADLHKYIASTSEPVATITPTITVTEYKPAPVVAYFSSRGPSSQTGNILKPDVAAPGVNILASWIPTTSLPAGQKQPSQFNLVSGTSMACPHVAGAAATVKAWNPTWSPAAIRSAIMTAATQLNNDKAPMTTDAGTAATPFDYGAGQVNPTGALDPGLVYDLAADDYLSFLCNYGYGASQIKLITSPPAAFSCAGNASKDLISDLNYPSIAVTGLGAGASRTVTREVTNVGAQEDATYTVAVSAPAGLDVKVVPSKLQFTSSVKKLAFQVTFSGKNTGAKAALTGSITWSDGKHTVHSPFAVSSS, from the exons ATGTGGTTCCCGCTctgcttcgtcgtcgtcgtcgctcttCTGGTCGCTCCGGGAGGGTGCCAGGGCGACAAGGGGAGCCAGGTGTACGTGGTGTACATGGGCGCCGTGCCGCCACGGACCTCGCCTGACTTCCTCCGCCAGAGCCACCTCCGCCTCGTCGGCACCATTCTCAAGAG GGGAAAGCTGGCGCAGAGCGTAGTGGTGCAGCAGTACAAGCACGGCTTCTCAGGGTTCGCGGCGCGGCTGTCCAAGGACGAGGCCGCCGCGCTCAGGCACAAGCCCGGCGTCGTCTCCGTGTTCGCCGACCCCGTGTACCAGCTCCACACCACCAGGTCCTGGGACTTCCTGCAGCAGACGGACGTGAAGATCGACTCGGCTAAGCGCCGCTCGCCCAGACCCACGGCGGCGTCGACGTCGGCGCCGACCACGGACACCATCATCGGCCTCCTGGACTCCGGCATCTGGCCCGAGTCCCCCAGCTTCGACGACGCCGGCTTCGGACCCGTCCCCAGCAAGTGGAAGGGCGTCTGCATGGCCGGCGACGACTTCAACACCTCCAACTGCAACAA GAAGTTGATCGGAGCAAGATACTACGATCTCGGCGAGGTGGACGGCGGCCGGACCCGGAGCAGCGGCGGCTCGCCGCGAGACGCGGCGGGGCACGGGACGCACACGTCGTCCACGGCGGCCGGGAACGCGGTGACCGGCGCCTCGTACTACGGGCTGGCCCAGGGGACCGCCAAGGGGGGATCCGCCGCGTCGAGGGTGGCCATGTACCGCGTCTGCTCGGACGAAGGCTGCGCCGGGTCGGCCATCCTCGCCGGCTTCGACGACGCCATCGGCGACGGCGTGGACGTCATCTCGGTCTCCCTCGGCGCGTCGCCCTACTTCTCTCCGGATTTCTCCGAGGACCCGATCGCCATCGGCTCGTTTCACGCCGTGGCCAAGGGGGTCATGGTGGTGTGCTCGGCGGGCAACGCCGGGCCGGAGGCGTCCACGGTGGTGAACGCGGCGCCGTGGATCATGACGGTCGCGGCCACGACCATCGACCGCGACTTCGAGTCGGACGTCGTGTTGGGTGGGAATAGCAGCGCTGTCAAG GGTGGGGCTATAAACTTCTCCAACCTGGACAAATCCCCGAAGTACCCGTTGATCGCAGGTGCATCAGCAAAGTCTAGTTCGGCTTCTAGCACTTCTGACTCAGCAAG TCACTGTGAGCCCGGCACCCTGGATGCCGGCAAGATCAAAGGCAAGATCGTGCTGTGCAACCACTCGCAGAGCGACACGTCCAAGATGGTGAAGGCCGACGAGCTCCAGAGCGCCGGGGCGGTGGGATGCATCCTGGTGAACGACTTCGGGAGGGCGGTCACCACCGCCTACCTCGACTTCCCCGTCACGGAGgtcacctccgccgccgcggccgacCTTCACAAGTACATTGCCTCCACAAG CGAGCCCGTGGCGACGATCACGCCAACGATCACCGTGACGGAGTACAAGCCGGCGCCCGTCGTGGCCTACTTCTCCTCTAGGGGCCCGTCATCGCAAACCGGCAACATCCTCAAG CCGGACGTGGCTGCGCCGGGGGTGAACATCCTCGCGTCGTGGATCCCAACGACGTCACTTCCGGCCGGCCAGAAGCAGCCGTCGCAGTTCAACCTCGTCTCCGGGACGTCCATGGCCTGCCCCCACGTCGCCGGGGCCGCGGCCACCGTCAAGGCCTGGAACCCGACGTGGAGCCCGGCGGCCATCCGGTCAGCCATCATGACAGCAG CAACTCAGCTGAACAACGACAAGGCTCCGATGACGACGGACGCGGGGACGGCGGCGACGCCGTTCGACTACGGCGCGGGGCAGGTGAACCCGACCGGCGCGCTGGACCCCGGGCTGGTGTACGACCTCGCGGCGGACGACTACCTGAGCTTCCTCTGCAACTACGGCTACGGCGCGTCCCAGATCAAGCTCATCACCTCCCCTCCGGCCGCCTTCAGCTGCGCCGGCAACGCGAGCAAGGATCTCATCTCCGACCTCAACTACCCGTCGATCGCCGTCACGGGGCTCGGCGCCGGCGCCAGCAGGACAGTGACCCGTGAGGTCACCAACGTCGGAGCGCAGGAAGACGCCACCTATACCGTCGCCGTCAGCGCGCCGGCCGGTCTGGATGTGAAGGTCGTGCCCAGCAAGCTCCAGTTCACCAGCAGCGTGAAGAAGCTGGCTTTCCAGGTCACCTTCTCAGGCAAGAACACAGGGGCCAAGGCCGCCCTGACAGGATCCATAACATGGTCAGATGGGAAACATACAGTCCATAGCCCATTCGCAGTCAGCAGCAGCTGA
- the LOC123049950 gene encoding high mobility group B protein 13-like: MKLLDEEQMRWTAKELLEQYLKFRREAEEGDGNSKKAKNKRKKVKDPSKPKQPMSAYFLYSQERRAALAAEKKSVPEIGKITGEEWKGMTEAQKAPYEEAARKQKEGYQKQMEVYKQKKLEENASLEKEEEEQKKILKQEALQLLRKKEKADNIIKKTKEKRQRKKQQQNADPNRPKRPASSFLLFSKEARKQLAEERPGVNNTTLSALISVKWKDLSGAEKKVWSEKAAQGMAAYKREMDEYTKAHTSASSSPVA; the protein is encoded by the exons ATGAAGCTGCTCGACGAAGAGCAGATGCGCTGGACGGCGAAAGAGCTGCTGGAGCAGTACCTCAAGTTCAGGCGGGAGGCCGAGGAGGGAGACGGCAACAGCAAGAAGGCAAAGAACAAGAGGAAGAAGGTGAAGGATCCCTCCAAGCCGAAGCAGCCCATGTCGGCCTACTTCCTCTACTCGCAGGAGAGGCGTGCCGCGCTGGCCGCCGAGAAGAAGAGTGTGCCTGAG ATTGGTAAGATCACAGGGGAAGAGTGGAAGGGCATGACGGAGGCTCAGAAGGCTCCTTACGAGGAGGCTGCGAGGAAGCAGAAGGAGGGATACCAGAAGCAGATGGAGGTGTACAAGCAGAAGAAGCTTGAG GAAAACGCGAGCttagagaaggaagaagaggagcagaagaaaatcCTCAAGCAGGAGGCTCTGCAGCTTCttaggaagaaggagaaggcagaCAACATCATCAAG AAAACCAAAGAGAAGCGTCAgaggaagaagcagcagcagaACGCCGACCCGAACAGGCCCAAGAGGCCCGCGTCTTCCTTCCTGCTCTTCAG CAAGGAGGCTAGGAAGCAGCTGGCGGAGGAGCGCCCCGGGGTGAACAACACGACGCTGAGCGCGCTCATCTCGGTGAAGTGGAAGGATCTGAGCGGCGCGGAGAAGAAGGTGTGGAGCGAGAAAGCGGCCCAGGGGATGGCGGCGTACAAGAGGGAAATGGACGAGTACACCAAAGCTCACACCTCCGCCTCCTCATCACCTGTTGCTTAG